One Camelina sativa cultivar DH55 chromosome 3, Cs, whole genome shotgun sequence genomic window carries:
- the LOC104777399 gene encoding cytochrome P450 71B12-like: MSFWNIIFAFVFFASILIVKNMRKTRKNLPPGPPRLPIIGNLHQLGSKPHRSMFKLSEKYGSLMSLKFGNVSTVVASTPETVKDFLKTFDADCCSRPYMTYPARITYNLKDLAFSPYNKYWREVRKMMVVELYTAKSVKSFRHIREEEVASFVEFIKQSASLAKPVNLNKKLMKLSGSVICRVGFGISLDGSKLGNTYEEVIHGSMEVIGSFAATDYFPVIGRIIDRITGLHGKCERVFKAMDTFFDQSIEHHLENENIKDDIISLLLNMERGETGLGEFQLTRNHTKGILLNVLLAGVDTTGHTITWVMTHLIKNPRVLKKVQAEVREVIKNKDDTTQEDIERLEYLKMVIKETFRITPIGPLLIPREASKDIKIGGYDIPKKTWIHVNVWAIHRNPNVWKDGEVFIPERFMDSQIDYKGLNFELLPFGSGRRICPGMGMGMALVHLTLINLLYRFDWKLPEEMNVEDVDLEESFGLSCPKKVPLNLIPVLTQWT; this comes from the exons ATGAGTTTTTGGAATATCATTTTTGCATTCGTCTTCTTTGCATCTATACTCATTGTAAAGAACATGAGAAAGACAAGGAAAAACCTACCTCCTGGACCACCAAGACTTCCTATAATTGGCAACTTGCACCAATTAGGATCCAAACCTCATCGTTCGATGTTCAAATTATCTGAGAAATACGGATCTTTAATGTCTCTAAAGTTTGGAAATGTGTCTACTGTTGTGGCCTCTACACCAGAGACGGTGAAGGATTTCTTAAAAACATTTGATGCAGATTGTTGTTCTCGACCTTATATGACTTATCCTGCAAGAATTACATACAATTTAAAAGATCTCGCATTTTCTCCATATAACAAATATTGGAGGGAAGTACGAAAGATGATGGTTGTTGAACTCTACACTGCAAAAAGCGTGAAATCGTTTCGACatataagagaagaagaagttgccTCATTCGTCGAATTCATCAAACAGTCTGCTTCATTAGCAAAACCGGTTAACTTGAACAAGAAGTTAATGAAACTATCAGGAAGTGTGATTTGTAGAGTGGGATTTGGGATCAGTCTTGATGGGAGCAAACTTGGGAATACTTACGAGGAAGTCATTCATGGATCCATGGAGGTGATAGGGAGTTTTGCAGCAACAGATTACTTCCCGGTTATTGGCAGAATCATCGATAGGATCACGGGGTTACATGGCAAATGTGAGAGGGTTTTTAAGGCAATGGATACATTTTTTGATCAATCTATAGAGCATCACCTTGAAAATGAGAATATTAAGGATGATATCATTAGCTTGCTCCTCAATATGGAAAGGGGAGAGACTGGACTTGGAGAGTTTCAACTTACTCGAAACCACACCAAAGGAATTCTTCTG AACGTTCTTCTTGCTGGAGTAGATACTACTGGCCACACAATAACGTGGGTGATGACACATTTGATTAAAAACCCAAGAGTTCTGAAGAAAGTACAAGCTGAGGTGAGAGAAGTgatcaaaaacaaagatgataccACACAAGAAGATATAGAACGACTCGAGTATCTGAAAATGGTGATTAAAGAAACGTTTAGGATTACACCGATTGGGCCACTTCTAATTCCAAGAGAGGCTTCAAAAGATATAAAGATTGGAGGTTATGACATTCCAAAGAAAACATGGATCCATGTCAACGTATGGGCTATTCATAGGAATCCAAATGTTTGGAAAGATGGAGAAGTGTTCATCCCGGAAAGGTTTATGGATAGCCAAATTGACTATAAAGGTCTAAACTTTGAGTTGTTGCCATTTGGCAGTGGAAGGAGAATATGCCCAGGTATGGGAATGGGTATGGCTTTGGTACACTTAACTCTTATCAATCTGCTTTACCGATTCGATTGGAAGCTTCCAGAAGAAATGAATGTAGAAGATGTAGATCTTGAAGAATCATTTGGACTTTCTTGTCCTAAAAAAGTTCCGCTTAACCTTATCCCTGTCCTTACTCAATGGacttaa
- the LOC104779074 gene encoding LOW QUALITY PROTEIN: tryptophan aminotransferase-related protein 4 (The sequence of the model RefSeq protein was modified relative to this genomic sequence to represent the inferred CDS: substituted 1 base at 1 genomic stop codon) has product MLLKKLLLTVSIILNIVFTIHILYNNSTKWNPTWTNXAAVEAETAASVSCSGHGRAYVDGLGVLDGQKPPCECNNCYTGKDCSVLLKDCPVDANSGDPLFLEPFWMREAESSAVLVSGWHRMRYNYQDGTHVSRELGKVIRKLHSVLGNAVTDDKFVIFGCGSTQLLAAAVHALSLTNSSVSSPARLLTSIPYYSMYKAQAEFFDSAHLKFEGDASAWKQSEHNDNITQVIEVVTSPNNPDGELKRAVLDGPNVKTVHDYAYYWPYFSPITHPVDGDLSLFSLSKTTGHAGSRFGWGLVKDKAVYERMKRYISLTSMGVSRDTQLHVLKLLKVIVGDGGDEIFHFGYGTLKKRWETLNKIFSMSTRFSLQTIKPEYCNYFKKVRDFTPCNARK; this is encoded by the exons ATGCTGCTGAAGAAGCTACTTCTTACGGTGTCAATCATCTTGAATATCGTATTCACCATCCATATTCTTTATaataattcaaccaaatggAATCCAACGTGGACCAATTAAGCTGCGGTTGAAGCTGAAACTGCAGCCTCTGTTTCATGCTCAGGACATGGCAGAGCTTACGTGGATGGTCTTGGTGTCCTTGATGGCCAGAAACCTCCTTGTGAGTGCAACAATTGCTACACAGGCAAAGATTGCTCCGTTCTTCTCAAAGATTGCCCTGTCGATGCTAACTC AGGAGACCCTTTGTTCTTGGAGCCTTTCTGGATGCGAGAAGCCGAGAGCAGTGCAGTTTTGGTCTCGGGATGGCATAGGATGAGATATAATTATCAAGATGGGACACATGTGTCTCGAGAGCTCGGAAAGGTCATTAGAAAACTGCATAGTGTATTGGGAAACGCTGTTACAGATGACAAATTCGTAATCTTTGGATGTGGATCCACACAATTACTTGCAGCAGCTGTCCATGCCTTGTCTTTGACAAACTCATCAGTATCATCACCTGCAAGGCTTCTGACTTCTATTCCATACTACTCT ATGTACAAGGCCCAAGCAGAGTTCTTTGATTCAGCACATCTCAAGTTTGAAGGAGATGCGTCTGCGTGGAAGCAGAGCGAGCACAATGATAATATCACGCAAGTTATAGAGGTAGTGACATCTCCGAATAATCCAGATGGGGAGCTGAAAAGAGCGGTTCTTGATGGTCCTAATGTAAAAACAGTTCATGATTATGCTTATTACTGGCCTTATTTCTCACCTATTACACATCCAGTTGATGGAGATTTGAGCCTGTTTAGTCTCTCCAAGACTACAGGTCATGCTGGCTCAAGATTCGG GTGGGGATTGGTAAAGGACAAAGCTGTTTACGAAAGAATGAAAAGATATATAAGTTTAACTAGTATGGGTGTTTCAAGAGATACACAGCTTCATGTCCTGAAGTTGCTCAAAGTAATAGTTGGCGATGGAGGCGATGAGATATTCCATTTTGGCTATGGAACTTTGAAGAAAAGATGGGAGACACTGAACAAGATATTCTCCATGTCCACGCGTTTTTCGCTCCAGACAATCAAACCTGAGTATTGCAACTATTTCAAGAAAGTCAGAGACTTTACTCCTTGTAATGCAAGAAAGTGA
- the LOC104777400 gene encoding probable S-adenosylmethionine carrier 2, chloroplastic, whose translation MDSDTVSSSVDHSRTAMPETLAFNSPMKKQINGCSSICVRQDDPGRFLRVLYESLITGGLAGVVVEAALYPIDTIKTRVQAARDGGKIIWKGLYSGLGGNLVGVLPASALFFGVYEPTKQKLLKVLPENFSAVAHLAAGALGGAVSSIVRVPTEVVKQRMQTGQFASARDAVRLIIAKEGFGGMYAGYGSFLLRDLPFDALQFCVYEQLRIGYKLAARRDLNDPENAMLGAFAGAVTGVLTTPLDVIKTRLMVQGAGTQYKGVADCVKTIIREEGPSALWKGMGPRVLWIGIGGSIFFGVLEKTKQILSERSQKSHNS comes from the exons ATGGACAGTGACACTGTTTCCAGTAGCGTAGATCATTCTCGGACAGCTATGCCTG AGACATTGGCATTCAATAGTCCTATGAAGAAACAGATCAATGGTTGTAGTTCAATCTGTGTTAGACAAGATGATCCAGGCCGTTTTTTGCGTGTTCTTTATG AGTCTTTGATAACAGGAGGGTTAGCTGGTGTTGTGGTGGAAGCTGCTCTATACCCAATTGATACAATCAAAACTCGAGTGCAG GCAGCTCGGGATGGGGGAAAGATAATATGGAAGGGACTATACTCTGGTCTTGGTGGAAACCTTGTTGGTGTCTTACC TGCTTCGGCTCTATTTTTCGGTGTATATGAACCAACCAAACAGAAGCTTCTGAAGGTTTTACCCGAAAATTTTAGTGCGGTTGCACATTTG GCTGCAGGTGCGTTAGGAGGTGCGGTTTCATCTATTGTTCGGGTTCCGACAGAA GTTGTCAAACAGCGAATGCAAACTGGTCAATTTGCTTCGGCCCGTGATGCTGTTCGCCTTATTATAGCCAAAGAGGGCTTTGGAGGCATGTATGCG GGTTATGGTTCCTTTTTATTGCGAGATTTGCCTTTTGACGCTCTCCAGTTTTGTGTTTATGAGCAATTACGGATTGGATACAAGTTGGCT GCAAGAAGAGATCTAAATGATCCAGAGAATGCAATGCTTGGTGCTTTTGCTGGTGCTGTCACTGGTGTTTTGACCACTCCTCTTGATGTAATCAAAACCAGATTAATGGTTCAG GGTGCAGGAACTCAGTATAAAGGAGTTGCAGACTGCGTTAAGACGATAATAAGAGAAGAAGGGCCGTCAGCTTTGTGGAAG GGAATGGGTCCGAGGGTATTGTGGATAGGTATTGGAGGTTCAATATTCTTCGGTGTTTTGGAAAAGACAAAGCAGATTCTTTCAGAGAGAAGCCAAAAGAGTCACAATTCTTAA